The Natronoglycomyces albus genome has a segment encoding these proteins:
- the pstB gene encoding phosphate ABC transporter ATP-binding protein PstB has translation MSDPTSMSSQPAATMHGLGDIAGSARASDPSQETVFELTDVSVHYGSFRAVRDVNFGVVKNEITALIGPSGCGKSTLLRSLNRMNDLIPGARVEGTVAYHGENLYEDDIDPVEVRRRIGMVFQKPNPFPKSIFDNVAFGPKLQGTPKSELEAIVEDSLRKAALWDEVKDDLKKSGLALSGGQQQRLCIARTIAVEPEVVLMDEPCSALDPIATAKIEELMEGLAEQFTIIIVTHNMQQAARVSHRTAFFSTEVSEVSDTRTGVLVEFDDTAKIFTTPADERTEHYVTGRFG, from the coding sequence ATGAGCGACCCGACCTCGATGAGCTCGCAGCCCGCGGCGACTATGCATGGCCTCGGTGACATTGCCGGAAGTGCACGCGCATCCGACCCGAGCCAGGAAACCGTGTTCGAGCTGACCGACGTCAGTGTTCACTATGGGTCCTTCCGCGCTGTGCGGGATGTGAACTTCGGCGTGGTCAAGAACGAGATCACGGCCCTCATCGGCCCCTCGGGCTGCGGAAAATCGACGCTTTTGCGCTCCCTGAACCGCATGAACGACCTGATCCCGGGGGCACGAGTGGAGGGGACCGTCGCCTACCACGGCGAAAACCTCTACGAGGATGACATCGACCCCGTCGAGGTGCGTCGCCGCATCGGCATGGTGTTCCAAAAACCCAACCCGTTCCCCAAATCGATCTTCGACAATGTCGCGTTCGGGCCCAAACTACAGGGCACCCCCAAGAGTGAACTCGAAGCGATCGTGGAGGACTCACTGCGCAAAGCCGCGTTGTGGGACGAGGTTAAGGACGACCTGAAGAAGTCCGGACTAGCGCTCTCTGGCGGGCAACAACAACGTTTGTGCATAGCCCGCACGATCGCCGTGGAGCCAGAAGTGGTGTTGATGGACGAACCATGTTCGGCCCTCGACCCCATCGCCACCGCGAAGATCGAGGAACTAATGGAGGGGCTGGCCGAACAGTTCACCATCATCATCGTCACCCACAACATGCAGCAGGCCGCTCGGGTCTCACACCGCACGGCTTTCTTCTCCACCGAAGTGAGCGAAGTGTCCGACACTCGCACCGGAGTTTTGGTGGAGTTCGACGACACCG